A genomic region of Colletotrichum destructivum chromosome 1, complete sequence contains the following coding sequences:
- a CDS encoding Putative legume-like lectin, concanavalin A-like lectin/glucanase domain superfamily — protein MRVSQAPLSSTLAFLLGASLTQAQYLINELSFGYTGSISPNNDGHVPNFVLQGQPNQPEILSNKIILTPVAPGNQRGSIWSTQKVTHSTFIADIDFRANGPERAGGNLNIWLTNGGAADVGMSSAYTAPRFDGLVLVIDGHGGTGGMVRGFLNDRSTDYKAQSDISPLAFGHCQYHYRNLGRPSQIKLRQTDRVFKVEIDGRLCFETDKVKIPPGYTFGITAASADNPDSFEIFKMVVMSDSLHASDNGGQQNQQQQQQQQQQAHEQKSSQGQPNTNNPRSGNPEPIDLNAIPDSSADAITSSKAQFADLHNRLQSVNHQIGTIFRSVNQYGQQAEHRHAETSQMLDSLRQELRKLDKINDLEGRINGLEREIRAMRTDLNLQMKNTEHSLKGYMSDHHATLSSNIVKAAPGHGKLIGVIIGSQVVLVVGYMLYKRRKNSMPKKYL, from the exons ATGCGTGTGTCGCAAGCTCCCCTGAGCTCGACGCTCGCCTTCCTGCTCGGCGCAAGCCTGACGCAAGCTCAGTACCTCATCAACGAGCTCAGTTTCGGCTACACTGGCAG catatCGCCCAACAATGATGGCCACGTGCCCAACTTCGTGCTCCAGGGTCAGCCGAATCAGCCCGAGATCCTTTCCAACAAAATCATCCTCACGCCCGTCGCGCCCGGGAACCAGCGCGGCTCCATCTGGAGCACCCAGAAGGTGACGCACAGCAccttcatcgccgacatcgacTTCCGCGCCAACGGCCCCGAGCGCGCCGGCGGAAACCTCAACATCTGGCTCACCAacggtggcgccgccgacgtcggcatGAGCTCCGCCTACACGGCGCCGCGcttcgacggcctcgtcctcgtcatcgacggccacggcggcaccggcggcatGGTGCGCGGCTTCCTGAACGACCGCTCGACCGACTACAAGGCCCAGAGCGACATCAGCCCCCTCGCCTTCGGCCACTGCCAATACCACTACCgcaacctcggccgccccAGCCAGATCAAGCTGCGCCAGACCGACCGCGTCTTCaaggtcgagatcgacggccGCCTGTGCTTCGAGACCGACAAGGTCAAGATCCCACCGGGCTACACCTTTGGCATCACCGCCGCGAGCGCCGACAACCCGGACTCGTTTGAGATCTTCAAGATGGTTGTCATGTCCGACAGCCTGCACGCCAGCGACAACGGCGGTCAGCAAaaccagcaacagcagcagcagcagcagcagcaggcccaCGAGCAAAAGTCTAGCCAGGGCCAGCCGAACACCAACAACCCGCGCAGCGGCAACCCCGAGCCGATCGACCTGAACGCCATCCCCGACTCcagcgccgacgccatcacgTCGTCCAAGGCGCAGTTTGCCGACCTGCACAACCGCCTGCAGTCGGTCAACCACCAGATCGGCACCATCTTCCGCTCCGTCAACCAGTACggccagcaggccgagcACCGCCACGCCGAGACGTCGCAGATGCTCGACTCGCTGCGCCAGGAGCTGCGCAAGCTCGACAAGATCAACGACCTCGAGGGCCGTAtcaacggcctcgagcgCGAGATCCGCGCCATGCGCACCGACCTCAACCTGCAGATGAAGAACACGGAGCACTCCCTCAAGGGCTACATGAGCGACCACCACGCCACGCTGTCGTCCAacatcgtcaaggccgccccCGGCCACGGCAAGCTCATCGGCGTCATCATCGGATcccaggtcgtcctcgtcgttgggTATATGCTGTacaagaggaggaagaattCGATGCCCAAGAAGTACCTGTAG
- a CDS encoding Putative glycosyl transferase, ALG6/ALG8, with the protein MAEPYPTLTQCALVAGALKVLLFPAYKSTDFEVHRNWLAITNTLPVSEWYYEKTSEWTLDYPPFFAYFEWVMSQVAKLVDPAMLRVYNLEYDSWQTVYFQRWTVVISELVLVYALQRFVDSAAGATRRAAQAAAISILLSPGLLIIDHIHFQYNGAMYGVLILSLALARAKSGLLASGLLFAALLCMKHIYLYLAPAYFVFLLRTYCLSPKSILRIQFLNCVKLGGGIAAIFGAAFGPFVAMDQIPQLASRLFPFSRGLCHAYWAPNVWALYSFADRLLIYVAPRFNLPVKAEAINSVTRGLVGDTAFAVLPEISPRTCFALTLFFQALPLIKLFLQAPPTWDAFIGAVTLCGYASFLFGWHVHEKAVLLVIIPFSLVALKDRRYLSAFRPLAVAGHVSLFPLLFTPAEFPIKTVYTIFWLILFLVVFDRLAPASRKARFFLLDRFSTFYIAVSIPLILYCSVLHQIVFGKRYEFLPLMFTSSYCAVGVVGSWIGFLVVYFTS; encoded by the exons ATGGCCGAACCGTACCCGACCCTCACCCAGTGCgcgctcgtcgccggcgctcTCAAggtcctcctcttcccggCCTA CAAGTCCACCGACTTCGAAGTCCACCGCAACTGGCTCGCCATCACGAACACCCTGCCCGTTTCCGAGTGGTACTACGAGAAGACGTCGGAATGGACCCTTGACTacccccccttcttcgcctACTTCGAATGGGTCATGTCCCAGGTCGCGAAGCTGGTCGACCCGGCCATGCTCCGCGTCTACAACCTGGAGTACGACAGCTGGCAGACGGTCTACTTTCAGCGATGgaccgtcgtcatctccgaGCTGGTCCTTGTCTATGCCCTCCAGAG GTTCGTCGACTCCGCCGCTGGCGCCACGAGGCGagccgcccaggccgccgccatctccatcctcctATCGCCCGGCCTCCTCATCATTGACCACATCCACTTCCAGTACAACGGCGCCATGTACGGCGTCCTCATCCtgtccctcgccctcgcccggGCCAAGTCGGGCCTGCTGGCCAGCGGCTTGCTGTTCGCCGCGCTGCTGTGCATGAAGCACATCTACCTGTACCTGGCGCCGGCCTACTTCGTCTTCCTGCTCCGCACCTACTGCCTGTCGCCCAAGTCCATCCTGCGCATCCAGTTCCTCAACTGCGtcaagctgggcggcggcattgcGGCCATCTTTGGCGCCGCGTTCGGCCCCTTCGTCGCCATGGACCAGATCCCCCAGCTGGCCAGCCGCCTGTTCCCGTTCTCGCGAGGCCTCTGCCACGCCTACTGGGCCCCCAACGTCTGGGCGCTGTACTCCTTCGCGGACCGCCTCCTCATCTACG TTGCGCCGCGCTTCAACCTGCcggtcaaggccgaggcgatCAACAGCGTGACCAGGGGCCTCGTGGGAGACACGGCGTTTGCCGTCCTGCCCGAGATCAGCCCGCGCACCTGCTTCGCCCTGACGCTCTTCTTCCAGGCCCTGCCCCTAATCAAGCTGTTCCTCCAGGCGCCGCCCACCTGGGACGCCTTCATCGGGGCCGTCACGCTGTGCGGCTACGCGTCGTTCCTCTTTGGCTGGCACGTCCACGAGAAGGCCGTCCTGCTGGTCATCATCCCGTTCAGCCTCGTCGCGCTCAAGGACCGGCGCTACCTGAGCGCCTTCCGGCCCCTGGCTGTGGCCGGCCacgtctccctcttcccgcTGCTGTTCACGCCGGCCGAGTTCCCCATCAAGACGGTATACACCATCTTCTGGCTGATCCtgttcctcgtcgtcttcgaccgCCTGGCACCGGCCTCGCGGAAAGCGAGGTTCTTCCTGCTCGACCGCTTCAGCACGTTCTACATCGCAGTCAGCATCCCGCTGATCCTGTACTGCTCGGTCCTGCACCAGATCGTCTTTGGGAAGCGGTACGAGTTTCTGCCGCTCATGTTTACCAGCTCTTACTGCGCcgtgggcgtcgtcggcagtTGGATCGGGTTCCTGGTTGTGTACTTTACATCGtga
- a CDS encoding Putative basic-leucine zipper domain, DDT domain, WHIM2 domain, WHIM1 domain-containing protein, which produces MVLFKRKPVQLLPPKDVKDDNAEVWHIPQTGEVFAHYEDYLTRMDFYKQRRFICQITGHSGLTFFEALKSELAGAEEVEQAFPEALKGPVLRRVQFQTVSRIDALVDLVFDEFRADYYPGEAVTVSTAEGERLQGVVREKTRFGGKVLPDGTQTAPYTRYTVSLDDRPGVEAVVDDDHIFRDRKIFTKSVLRSFIKKTVTREAWNGAPWLVKHDVAAQYHIDSRIPPHLRYDTKLMERKQLQAQKRASHTPTTTTTTAAAAAAQDAQGGANGVNGAMQQNGPARLPELKPAPKNQKGKHQSPEFPQGQNGSPGMLGGADTGIFHAPPHKNPFQLPLNFRNQPLPHSMTAPEPPPPPPLPKYPIEDLQVPLRDGIVRPPLAFLCRDPPTASEDVVVNGSAGIREKMSMKSVGPFLETWDTLNVYCEIFKLDSFTFDDFVEAMCVASADTTVQLFEEIHCAVLKQIVSGEADGGKVNVQLPELEDEEDSDEESDEEEEETKEPTPETDRPPARATRSSLAKAEAERLLAEARAAEKESQNAEPEIRHRAEDVLEDYDWIEELRKRNFQDGGWERIMVGLLHQLSKNERLEERCEDLLAQLCPPDVDPTQDTVRERYAALDVDYRVQALQIVCMLTTQTKAMRTYMEECSEQMTAFRKEKIDWQRQRKQAIEELRALNDQRKILLPENMPPSPPANTEPKADEDVKMTDADESVADAEDDGADSDEEGGAAPRRNFRRANDRAAERQRKRREEKERKEKAAEAAKAPKQSKQFLKVLKDIQKKEDFIKKCEEEIAVIDNDLREADCGRTRVLGKDRFWNRYYWFERNGMPYGGLPDSSTAAAEYANGCIWVQGPDELERQGYIDTDAEYLAEYKNKFDMTVLERKRLEEGATSVFNAQQWGYYSEPEQVNDLLKWLDPRGFNELRLRKEIVAFRDKIIQNMENRKKYLGIAEAEANAEEEEEEEEEEKKKPEKKDKRRDSKRMSTRGRQHEPTPEPTNYRCLAWENTTAVEELGHLHSEPPPPPPPPRSKKQTAKKRQAVEPSPEPAPAAKTRRRK; this is translated from the exons ATG GTTCTTTTCAAGCGCAAACCGGtgcagctgctgccgcccaaAGACGTCAAGGATGACAATGCAGAG GTCTGGCACATCCCGCAGACCGgcgaggtctttgcccacTACGAGGACTACCTCACCAG AATGGATTTCTACAAACAG CGGCGGTTCATCTGCCAGATCACAGGGCACTCGGGCCTGACGTTTTTCGAAGCCCTGAAGAGCGAG ctcgccggcgccgaagaggTCGAGCAGGCCTTCCCCGAAGCCCTCAAGGGCCCCGTCCTGCGTCGCGTCCAGTTCCAGACGGTATCCCGAATCGATgcgctcgtcgacctcgtctttGACGAGTTCAGGGCCGACTACTACcccggcgaggccgtcaccgtcaGCACGGCCGAGGGCGAACGGCTGCAGGGAGTCGTGCGGGAAAAGACGCGGTTCGGCGGCAAGGTGCTGCCCGACGGCACGCAAACCGCCCCCTACACGCGGTACACGGtcagcctcgacgaccggcccggcgtcgaggccgtcgtcgacgacgaccacatcTTCCGCGACCGCAAGATCTTCACCAAGTCGGTCCTGCGGTCGTTCATCAAGAAGACGGTGACGCGCGAGGCCTGGAACGGCGCGCCGTGGCTCGTGAAgcacgacgtcgccgcgcaGTACCACATCGACTCGCGCATCCCGCCTCACCTGCGCTACGATACCAAGCTGATGGAGCGGAAGCAGTTGCAGGCGCAGAAGCGGGCCAGCCACAccccgacgacaacgacgacgacggcggcggcggcggcggcgcaggacgCCCAGGGGGGGGCcaacggcgtcaacggcgccatGCAGCAGAACGGGCCCGCGCGGCTGCCCGAACTGAAGCCCGCGCCCAAGAACCAAAAGGGCAAGCACCAGTCGCCCGAGTTCCCGCAGGGCCAGAACGGGTCGCCGGGCATGCTCGGGGGCGCCGACACGGGCATCTTCCACGCGCCGCCCCACAAGAATCCCTTCCAGCTGCCGCTCAACTTCCGGAACCAGCCGCTGCCGCACTCCATGACCGCACCCGagcccccgccgccccctccgcTTCCCAAGTACCCCATCGAGGACCTCCAGGTGCCGCTGAGGGATGGTATCGTCAGGCCGCCCTTGGCGTTCCTCTGCCGCGATCCCCCGACCGCCTCCGAagatgtcgtcgtcaacggcagCGCCGGCATCCGCGAAAAGATGTCGATGAAGTCGGTCGGCCCGTTCCTGGAGACGTGGGACACGCTGAACGTGTACTGCGAGATCTTCAAGCTCGACTCCTTCACGTTTGACGACTTCGTCGAGGCCATGTGCGTCGCGTCCGCGGACACGACGGTGCAGCTGTTTGAAGAGATCCACTGTGCGGTGCTCAAGCAGATCGtcagcggcgaggcggacggcggcaaggtgaACGTGCAGCTGCCCGAGctggaagacgaagaggactcggacgaggagtccgacgaggaagaggaggagaccaaggagcCGACCCCGGAGACGGACCGTCCCCCGGCGAGGGCCACGCGAAGCAgcctcgccaaggccgaggccgagaggctGCTCGCGGAGGCGAGGgctgccgagaaggagagcCAGAACGCGGAGCCCGAGATCAGGCAccgcgccgaggacgtgCTCGAAGACTACGACTGGATCGAGGAGCTCAGGAAACGCAACTTCCAAGACGGCGGCTGGGAGCGCATCATGGTCGGCCTGCTCCACCAGCTGTCCAAGAACGAGCGGCTCGAGGAGCGGTGCGAAGACCTGCTCGCGCAGCTGTGCCCGCCCGACGTGGACCCGACGCAGGATACGGTGCGGGAGCGctacgccgccctcgacgtcgactaCCGGGTGCAGGCGCTGCAGATCGTCTGCATGCTCACGACGCAGACCAAGGCCATGCGCACGTACATGGAGGAGTGCAGCGAGCAGATGACGGCGTTCCGCAAGGAAAAGATTGACTGGCAGCGCCAGAGGAAGCAGGC gatcgaggagctgcgcgCGCTCAATGACCAACGCAAGATCCTACTCCCCGAAaacatgccgccgtcgccgcccgccaacACCGAGCCCAAGGCGGATGAGGACGTCAAGATgacggacgccgacgagTCGGTCGCGGACGCGGAAGACGACGGGGCCGACtcagacgaagagggcggcgccgcgccgcgccggaATTTCCGACGCGCCAACGACCGCGCGGCCGAGAGGCAGCGGAAGCgcagggaggagaaggagcggaaggagaaggcggccgaaGCGGCCAAGGCGCCCAAGCAGTCGAAGCAGTTCCTGAAGGtgctcaaggacatccagaagaaggaggactttATCAAGAAGtgcgaggaggagatcgccgtcatcgacaacGACCTGCGCGAGGCCGACTGCGGGCGCACGCGCGTGCTGGGCAAGGACCGCTTCTGGAACCGGTACTACTGGTTCGAGCGCAACGGCATGCCGTACGGGGGCCTTCCCGacagctcgacggcggcggccgagtacGCCAACGGGTGCATATGGGTGCAGGGCCCCGACGAGTTGGAGCGTCAGGGCTACATCGACACGGACGCCGAGTACCTCGCCGAGTACAAGAACAAGTTCGACATGACAGTGCTCGAGCGCAAGaggctcgaggagggcgcgaCCAGCGTCTTCAACGCCCAGCAGTGGGGCTACTACAGCGAGCCGGAGCAGGTCAACGATCTGCTCAAGTGGCTGGACCCCCGCGGCTTCAACGAGCTGCGGCTGCGTAAGGAGATTGTCGCCTTCAGGGACAAGATCATCCAGAACATGGAGAACCGGAAGAAGTACCTCGGTAtcgcggaggcggaggcgaatgcggaagaggaggaggaggaggaggaggaggagaagaagaagccggagaagaaggacaagaggCGAGACTCGAAGCGGATGAGCACGCGGGGCCGGCAGCACGAGCCGACGCCCGAGCCGACAAACTACCGGTGCCTCGCGTGGGAGAATAcgacggcggtggaggagctcggccaCCTCCActcggagccgccgccgccgccgccgccgccgcgctccaagaagcagacggccaagaagaggcaggccgtcgagccgtcgcccgaacccgcgccggcggcgaagacgaggcggcgcAAGTGA
- a CDS encoding Putative major facilitator, sugar transporter, major facilitator superfamily: protein MTEDEAGIALEHADNAAEGRDANPKHASLDAAAKGQGVSGYETLTPWETMKAFKLCSATCLAVAFSAATDGYQIGQFATETTAAGEPNLAAPILSGWSSIMSVGQIVGMTTVPFLSDRLGRKGAMYWYWLVLCASVLCECVARTWPVWLVAKLLAGVGVGSLQSTVPTYIAEVAPTRIRGGLLLAYSFWFALGQFFAPVALQVVSGYAPDDWLTPVYTQWGQVGLMVVVYALVPESPAWCVTRGRLDAARTSLRRLYRDVEGYDVEQQLQLLVIAVDHELEVARARENVRWHAVFRGVDGRRTVTALWTLMTQQFVGLTLFSTFASYFFKQAGIRDPFQATCITSGINIASGVVFILLADRVGRRWISCSGTTLSWLACVAIGVLGVVPRRGPTSVLLVLFACLWSECVSLFSVLWRACKDACKRRSMLTCAAVDIGMTANGATGWGFIGEISSQRLRPYTAGFGAASTACAGVVMNVLTPYMVDGNRWNWELRTAFFYVGVGLPFVIAMWFLIPETKGRSAAELDELFERGVKPWRFHKTQTATERLVNANHDENDA, encoded by the exons ATGACAGAGGACGAAGCGGGCATCGCACTCGAGCACGCCGACAacgcggccgagggccgGGACGCGAATCCCAAGCACGCGTcgctcgatgccgccgccaagggccaGGGCGTGTCCGGCTACGAGACGCTGACGCCGTGGGAGACCATGAAGGCCTTCAAGCTGTGCTCCgccacctgcctcgccgtTGCGTTCAGCGCCGCCACGGACGGATACCAGATCGG GCAGTTCGCGACCGAAacgaccgccgccggcgagcccaacctcgccgccccgATCCTCAGCGGCTGGAGCTCCATCATGTCCGTCGGTCAGATCGTCGGCATGACCACCGTCCCCTTCCTGTCGGACCGCCTCGGGCGCAAGGGCGCCATGTACTGGTACTGGCTCGTGCTGTGCGCGAGCGTCCTCTGCGAGTGCGTCGCGCGCACCTGGCCCGTCTGGCTCGTCGCGAAGctgctcgccggcgtcggcgtcgggaGCCTGCAGTCCACCGTGCCGACCTacatcgccgaggtcgcgcCCACGCGCATCCGCGGCGGGCTGCTGCTCGCCTACAGCTTCTGgttcgccctcggccagtTCTTCGCCCCCGTGGCGCTGCAGGTCGTGTCCGGGTACGCGCCCGACGACTGGCTGACGCCCGTCTACACGCAGTGGGGCCAGGTCGGCCTCATGGTCGTCGTCTACGCCCTCGTGCCCGAGTCGCCCGCCTGGTGCGTCACCCGCGGCAGGCTAGACGCCGCCAGGACGAGCCTGCGCAGGCTGTaccgcgacgtcgagggctacgacgtcgagcagcagctgcagcttctcgtcatcgccgtcgaccacgagctcgaggtcgcgcGGGCGCGGGAGAACGTGCGGTGGCACGCCGTCTTCAggggcgtcgacggccgccgcaCCGTCACGGCGCTCTGGACCCTCATGACGCAGCAGTTCGTCGGCCTGACGCTCTTCTCGACCTTTGCCTCGTACTTCTTCAAGCAGGCCGGCATCCGGGACCCCTTCCAGGCGACGTGCATCACCTCCGGCATCAACATCGCCTCGGGAGTGGTCTTCATCCTGCTCGCCGACAGGGTCGGGCGGAGGTGGATCTCGTGCTCGGGCACCACCCTGTCCTGGCTGGCGTGCGTGGCCATCGGCGTCCTCGGGGTCGTGCCGAGACGCGGCCCGACGTCCGTGTTGCTCGTCCTGTTTGCCTGTCTCTGGAGTGAGTGTGTGTCTCTGTTCTCTGTTCTCTGGCGCGCGTGCAAAGACGCGTGCAAAAGGCGTTCGATGCTGACGTGCGCGGCGGTAGACATCGGCATGACTGCCAACGGGGCGACTGGCTGGggcttcatcggcgagaTCTCCTCCCAGAGGCTCCGGCCCTACAcggccggcttcggcgccgcgtcgacggcctgcgcGGGCGTCGTCATGAACGTGTTGACCCCCTACA TGGTCGACGGCAACCGCTGGAACTGGGAGCTCCGCACGGCCTTCTTCTACGTGGGGGTCGGCCTGCccttcgtcatcgccatGTGGTTCCTGATCCCCGAGACCAAGGG TCGGTCTGCCGCGGAGCTGGACGAGCTGTTCGAGCGCGGGGTCAAGCCCTGGAGGTTCCACAAGACCCAGACGGCGACCGAGCGGCTCGTCAACGCCAACCACGACGAGAACGATGCATAG
- a CDS encoding Putative ribonuclease H domain-containing protein, producing the protein MESITLAADDEHQGHLLATPMPDTTELPAAPDAAGPKFQGDLLIFPRAEARILPTAASDGPPSPFILNLFTDASFPMTKHHRGPSTPSQPAGAAVLWKPWPGLAGHDPWHSRAFQVLACRDFCEAEVFAVVAALETAALLSHLMPELRQVTVFTDCKDAIRKLIAAAENASDTLVERAVAASLELDAKGVRALVRWCPGHVGIEGNSKADELAREVRYYNFRHLVPRQQPASVCGYVIPGEYLERARRGDWWEDGASQPPRTDKKQVSVWRDCEEVEASQDDGIVTPQPATREEPPRKRQRTDERPGPSGRHALLPKGTGMGVSVAGDQDVIVAGFIARSRETPPPTAAVNGAGELSEVTDTSTQQTAASPNMSDSEEEDANDTRSLTLGRSPEPGEQTSLE; encoded by the coding sequence ATGGAGTCGATCACActcgcggccgacgacgagcaccAAGGACACCTCTTGGCCACGCCCATGCCCGACACCACCGAGCTCCCCGCCGCACCAGATGCAGCAGGACCCAAGTTCCAGGGCgacctcctcatcttccccCGTGCGGAAGCGCGCATCCTGCCGACGGCCGCATCGGACGGCCCTCCAAGCCCCTTCATCCTCAATCTCTTCACCGACGCCTCGTTCCCTATGACCAAGCACCACAGGggcccctcgacgccgtcgcagccggccggcgccgccgtgctctGGAAGCCGTGGCCGGGTTTGGCGGGGCACGACCCGTGGCACTCGCGGGCGTTCCAGGTGCTGGCGTGCCGGGACTTTTGCGAAGCCGAGGTCTTTGCCGTCGTTGCGGCGctcgagacggcggcgctgctgtcGCACCTCATGCCGGAGCTGAGACAGGTGACGGTATTCACGGACTGCAAGGACGCCATCCGGAAACTCATCGCGGCTGCGGAGAACGCCTCCGACACGCTCGTCGAGCGCGCCGTTGCAGCGTCGCTCGAACTCGACGCCAAGGGGGTCCGGGCCCTCGTGCGATGGTGCCCCGGCCACGTCGGTATCGAGGGGAACAgcaaggccgacgagctggcgAGGGAGGTCCGCTACTACAACTTCAGGCACCTGGTGCCCCGGCAGCAACCGGCCTCGGTGTGCGGGTACGTGATTCCGGGAGAGTACCTGGAGAGGGCGCGACGCGGCGACTGGTGGGAGGACggagccagccagccgcctCGGACAGACAAGAAGCAAGTGAGCGTTTGGAGGGATTGCGAGGAAGTGGAAGCGTCTCAAGACGATGGCATTGTGACACCCCAGCCAGCAACACGGGAGGAACCACCCCGGAAGAGACAGCGTACAGACGAGAGGCCCGGACCAAGTGGCCGCCATGCGCTGCTGCCAAAGGGCACCGGCATGGGTGTCTCTGTTGCCGGGGACCAGGACGTCATCGTCGCGGGGTTCATCGCCAGATCGCGAGAGACTCCGCCACCAACGGCGGCTGTAAACGGGGCCGGAGAACTTTCGGAAGTCACCGACACATCCACGCAGCAGACCGCAGCCTCTCCAAACATGTCAGATagcgaggaggaagatgcaAACGACACACGTAGCCTAACCCTGGGACGAAGCCCGGAGCCAGGCGAACAAACTAGTCTTGAATAG
- a CDS encoding Putative zn(2)Cys(6) fungal-type DNA-binding domain-containing protein, whose product MQVAPCGSAYTKPFPLVDPPTSHSLFEKRGSLQRPPSCVSHSTAQTHRPQSIASKEYQDRGPPTMPEHLSSASSDNTPPSLRFVNSAQPEPRKKVAHKKSRGGCAPCKKRKVKCDEVFPCSNCLRRNETCAPPPKPASPEDGDQPPARRPLDTSGPVNLLHMELFHHFQHATIPTLCFADLWPSVVPLAFGDEYLMTAMLAVAARHLSILRPHETAYADAAMALLSRSCALFGAVLDRGDDKYDPLFFTAQLIHYLAWCDLDFFPDGGDAAAPGSPALDLSRDRLFLLSSGVRVFLSSARAHGSGSIFAQAWQNSQCGALELIVAEQGMDRDSIVEGFMERYDELGRGADCVAQDDEERVSFRAIVDLLSVVLALWKHRETNTRPAGRPDLERHILAFPLFCFGPFLDMVVANDSRALLVLYHFYTVSRLLLGAGAAWWASGRLETMSRSIKQELARRGLGTRVRGLVS is encoded by the exons ATGCAAGTTGCCCCGTGCGGTAGCGCATACACTAAGCCGTTTCCGCTCGTGGATCCACCTACCTCGCATTCCCTTTTTGAAAAGCGAGGCTCCCTTCAACGACCTCCCTCCTGCGTCTCTCACTCTACGGCGCAAACTCATAGGCCTCAGAGCATTGCATCGAAAGAGTATCAAGACCGAGGGCCTCCTACCATGCCGGAGCAcctctcctccgcctcttcgGACAACACGCCTCCGTCTCTCCGATTCGTGAACTCCGCCCAACCAGAaccgaggaagaaggtggCCCATAAGAAGAGCAGGGGGGGATGTGCGCCATGTAAAAAGAGAAAGGTCAAG TGTGACGAAGTGTTCCCCTGCTCGAACTGCCTCCGGCGGAATGAGACCTgcgccccgccgccgaagccggcaAGCCCCGAGGACGGAGACCAACCCCCGGCTCGGAGGCCGCTCGACACTTCGGGGCCCGTGAACCTCTTGCACATGGAGCTCTTCCACCACTTCCAGCACGCGACGATCCCCACCCTCTGCTTCGCCGACCTCTGGCCGTCCGTCGTGCCGCTCGCCTTCGGGGACGAGTACCTGATGACGGCCAtgctcgccgttgccgcaCGCCACCTCAGCATCCTGCGGCCCCACGAGACGGCGTACGCGGACGCCGCCATGGCTCTGCTATCCCGCAGCTGCgccctcttcggcgccgtgcttgaccgcggcgacgacaagtACGACCCGCTATTCTTCACCGCGCAGCTTATCCACTATCTCGCCTGGTGCGATCTGGACTTTTTCCCGGACGGGGGGGATGCTGCTGCCCCGGGCAGCCCGGCGCTGGACCTCTCGCGCGACCggctcttcctcctcagCTCCGGGGTGAGGGTCTTTCTCTCCAGCGCACGGGCGCACGGCTCCGGCAGCATCTTTGCCCAGGCGTGGCAGAACTCCCAGTGCGGCGCGCTCGAGCTGATCGTCGCGGAGCAGGGCATGGACCGCGACAGCATCGTCGAGGGCTTCATGGAGCGTTACGACGAGCTGGGGCGCGGTGCCGACTGCGTGgcccaggacgacgaggagcgtGTCTCCTTCCGGGCCATCGTCGATCTGCTGTCGGTCGTGCTGGCGCTCTGGAAACATCGCGAGACCAAcactcggccggccgggAGGCCCGACCTGGAACGCCACATCCTCGCCTTCCCGCTCTTCTGCTTCGGGCCGTTCCTCGACATGGTGGTCGCCAACGACTCGAGAGCGCTGCTTGTGCTGTACCACTTTTACACCGTTTCGCGGCTGCTCCTCGGGGCCGGCGCGGCCTGGTGGGCGTCCGGTCGGCTGGAGACCATGTCGCGGTCGATCAAGCAAGAGCTGGCAAGGCGGGGACTAGGGACTCGGGTGAGGGGGTTGGTCTCTTAA